One part of the Bdellovibrio sp. KM01 genome encodes these proteins:
- the leuS gene encoding leucine--tRNA ligase has product MSLNFSEIEKKWQKKWADAEAFKAEATSSKPKYYALDMFPYPSGSGLHIGHMASYTPGDIVSRYKRAKGFNVLHPMGYDAFGLPAEQYAIQTGIHPAITTEKAIESFRKTLQSFGFSFDWSREISTAEPKYYKWTQFIFLKLFERGLAYQKEVPVNWCPELKTVLANDEVIDGKSERGGHPVIRVPMKQWMLKITDYAERLLNDLDKLDWPERTKEGQRNWIGKSEGARVTFKVKDEADLSFEVFTTRPDTLFGVTFMVMAPEHPLVKRITTQPQHSAVEDYVLATSRKSEVERKATTEKTGVFTGAHAINPISGEKIEIWIADYVLTDYGTGAIMAVPGHDARDHEFATKFNLPVKRVLEGGETLPFEGDGKLVNSDFLNGLSKNEAISKMIAHLEDRKLGTREVQYKLRDWLFSRQRYWGEPFPIVNLAGGKQMGVPYNELPVMLPEVADYEPSETGEAPLAKIHEWVNYQGKNGEAGRRETDTMPGAAGSSWYFLRYIDPNNDAAPFDPKAEKYWMPVDLYVGGPEHTVGHLLYSRFWMKVLFDCGLVTHDEPFQKLAHQGMILGPDGQKMSKSRGNVISPEEIAKTHGADSIRMFISFMGPLNADKPWSPTGIDGVKRFLDRVGRLVVSDDGKYVATKDALPPAIEKLLHKTIKKVTDDIESMSFNTAIAAMMILVNDLYKAECRSELALKPLAQILAPFAPHLAEELWEKMGGRGLCSLAPWPNYDSNLCADDTVTIGVQVNGKMRGTIEIGVAASEEEALTAAKAVPGVNSALSGKEPDKVIYKAGKILNLIIKA; this is encoded by the coding sequence ATGAGTTTGAATTTTAGTGAGATTGAGAAGAAGTGGCAGAAAAAGTGGGCGGATGCTGAGGCTTTTAAGGCTGAGGCGACTTCTTCTAAGCCAAAGTACTATGCGTTGGATATGTTTCCTTATCCTTCTGGATCGGGTTTGCATATTGGGCACATGGCTTCTTATACACCGGGTGATATCGTTTCTCGCTACAAACGTGCGAAGGGCTTCAACGTTCTTCATCCGATGGGTTACGATGCATTTGGTTTGCCAGCGGAGCAATATGCTATTCAAACGGGAATTCATCCTGCGATCACGACTGAAAAAGCGATCGAGAGCTTCCGTAAAACTCTTCAATCATTCGGATTCAGCTTTGACTGGAGTCGCGAGATTTCCACGGCCGAGCCTAAATATTACAAGTGGACTCAATTCATTTTCTTGAAACTGTTCGAGCGTGGACTTGCTTACCAAAAAGAAGTTCCTGTGAACTGGTGCCCAGAACTTAAAACAGTTTTGGCAAACGACGAAGTTATCGATGGTAAGTCAGAGCGCGGTGGTCACCCGGTTATTCGTGTTCCGATGAAACAGTGGATGCTTAAAATCACAGATTATGCTGAACGTCTTTTGAACGACCTGGATAAATTGGATTGGCCAGAGCGCACCAAGGAAGGCCAACGCAATTGGATTGGTAAATCCGAAGGCGCACGCGTTACTTTCAAAGTTAAAGACGAAGCGGACTTGTCTTTTGAAGTCTTCACGACCCGCCCTGACACCTTGTTTGGCGTGACTTTCATGGTGATGGCTCCGGAACATCCGTTGGTTAAAAGAATCACGACTCAACCTCAACACTCTGCGGTTGAGGACTATGTGCTTGCGACTTCTCGCAAATCTGAAGTTGAGCGTAAAGCGACGACTGAAAAAACAGGTGTATTCACAGGCGCACATGCGATCAATCCAATTAGCGGTGAAAAAATTGAGATCTGGATTGCTGATTACGTTCTGACTGACTATGGAACAGGTGCCATCATGGCGGTTCCGGGGCACGATGCTCGCGATCACGAGTTTGCGACGAAATTCAATCTACCAGTTAAACGCGTACTTGAAGGCGGCGAGACTTTGCCATTCGAAGGCGACGGAAAATTGGTAAATTCTGATTTCCTAAATGGCCTTTCAAAAAACGAAGCGATCAGCAAAATGATCGCACACCTGGAAGACAGAAAACTGGGTACTCGCGAAGTTCAATACAAACTTCGTGACTGGTTGTTTTCTCGCCAACGTTATTGGGGCGAGCCGTTCCCGATCGTCAACCTTGCTGGTGGCAAACAAATGGGAGTTCCCTACAACGAACTTCCTGTGATGTTGCCGGAAGTGGCAGACTATGAGCCATCTGAAACTGGGGAAGCCCCTCTTGCGAAAATTCACGAGTGGGTGAATTACCAAGGGAAAAATGGCGAGGCCGGTCGTCGCGAGACAGACACGATGCCAGGCGCCGCTGGTTCTTCTTGGTATTTCCTTCGTTACATCGATCCTAACAATGACGCAGCTCCATTTGATCCAAAGGCTGAAAAGTACTGGATGCCAGTGGATCTTTACGTGGGCGGACCGGAGCACACGGTGGGTCACTTGTTGTATTCACGTTTCTGGATGAAGGTTCTTTTCGATTGCGGTCTTGTGACTCACGACGAACCATTCCAAAAACTGGCGCACCAGGGGATGATCTTGGGCCCAGATGGCCAAAAGATGTCAAAATCTCGTGGAAACGTGATTTCTCCGGAGGAGATCGCAAAAACTCACGGGGCTGACTCGATCCGTATGTTTATCAGCTTCATGGGTCCTTTGAACGCCGATAAACCGTGGTCTCCAACTGGAATCGACGGTGTGAAGCGCTTCTTGGATCGCGTAGGCCGTCTGGTTGTTTCTGACGACGGCAAGTACGTTGCCACGAAGGACGCTTTGCCACCGGCTATTGAGAAATTACTTCATAAAACGATAAAAAAAGTCACTGACGACATCGAGTCGATGAGCTTTAACACAGCGATTGCGGCGATGATGATCCTGGTAAATGACCTTTACAAGGCTGAGTGCCGCTCTGAACTGGCTCTAAAACCACTCGCGCAAATCTTGGCGCCTTTTGCTCCGCATTTGGCTGAAGAATTGTGGGAAAAAATGGGCGGTCGGGGACTTTGCTCTTTGGCTCCATGGCCGAATTATGATAGTAACCTTTGCGCTGATGACACTGTGACAATCGGCGTGCAGGTGAATGGAAAAATGCGCGGCACGATCGAAATTGGAGTTGCTGCTTCTGAAGAGGAAGCACTGACTGCGGCGAAAGCCGTGCCCGGTGTTAATTCTGCACTTTCTGGCAAAGAACCTGATAAGGTGATTTACAAAGCTGGAAAGATTTTGAATCTTATAATCAAAGCATAG
- a CDS encoding response regulator transcription factor encodes MSGFETGSNKHPKSRRILVIDDDPDSLEILLEPLRWEGYDARGVTTEGEAHKLIESWIPHVVILDWMAQSMAGLRVLRAIRERLSHVSCVFVSENSRQLLQT; translated from the coding sequence ATGAGTGGTTTTGAAACTGGTAGCAATAAACATCCTAAAAGTCGCCGTATCCTTGTGATTGACGACGATCCAGACAGTTTAGAAATACTGTTGGAGCCTCTCCGTTGGGAGGGTTACGATGCGCGTGGTGTGACGACGGAAGGTGAAGCTCACAAGCTGATCGAGTCGTGGATTCCTCACGTCGTTATCTTGGATTGGATGGCACAATCGATGGCGGGCTTGCGTGTGTTACGCGCAATCCGTGAACGTTTGTCACATGTTTCCTGCGTTTTCGTATCTGAAAACTCTCGTCAGTTACTACAAACCTGA